CTGTTCAAAAGGACTTCCCAAGCCCATGTAACATAGGTTCTAATGTTATGTCATTGTTTGCTTTTGATCGAGAGTTTTACTCATTGTTATCGAATTATCAGGTTTGTAAGCCGGACCTGAATGTGCAACGCACGGTGATTAAAAGCGTAGTTGGAACCCTTGATATCAGCATTAGGCATCTGTTACATGGAGAGACTTTTCCTGGGGTACATACACTgcaatattcttttataacaTTCATAACCAAGTGATTTGTTCATAACGTTTGAGAATCCGAACCTGTTGCAGCAACATAAGAAGTATCGCTTCCCCATCATCAACACAAAAAACCTTCAGAAATATGCTTACATTTCGAACTTATGCACCAGGAAATCGGCCCGTCGACAAGGCATTGGCAGCAATATGATGCGTTTTGTTATTGAATTCGCCAAATTAAGTGGTAAAAAAAGTTGCAAGCATTTCCTTCCAAGGAAAAGGTTCCCATTCCACTTCTGATTTCAGTCCCTTATGTTGCAGGCATCAAATCCGTATATGTCCATGTGTGTAGGGACAACAAACCGGCATTCAACCTGTACCGAAAGCTTAATTTTGAGGTAATACCACTTTATCGAATCCGTTTTACGTTACCGGCTTGGTTTTGTGTCGATTTCTGAATGGAGTCTGATATACATTTTGCATTCTCCATTTCAGGTGGTTGAAATGGCAAACTCTGCGTTAGAAGAAGAGCAGATGTACTTACTCTGTTATAAGGCATGAAACTCAGTTGAATACAAATTTAGGATGGGTGAGAAAAGGTGACTTGGATAGATAACCAGAAATTGTAAATGCTATGAATTGCTAACAATATGCTTTTTGCTTCGATTTAATTACATTGATTCATAAAGTTTCTTGTAGTATTCTACATGTTTAAGATTTCAATTATCATTATTTGAGGCTAAAACTGTCCATAGTAAAAGTATCACCAAAACCcctatattatattttagttcttttattgaaaataattaaattaattcatgtatGTTAGATGAATGAGCAAAACAGTCCctatattaaaattgtaacattaaatatttatattaagttctaaaaaaattaaatatttattaaaatagtttagaTCACTCgtttaacattaaaatagttaaaataaaattttattatatattaatttataatttatattttttcgtGGGAtaagataatatattaatttataattttattatttataaaggaGTTAAACAacaatttttgagtttttttatataaataatacaaaaaattaattacgaaaTGGGACATGTTGTAACTTATgtaaatggtatgttttgtaCAGTAAATTTAAGTGTCGTCAATGTGTTAAGCGACACCAACCTCAAAAGTAGTCCATTGTTAGACaacacaaacaaatattgatTTCCTTTAAATACTGAACAAATATCGTAATAATACAAAAAACATTGTTTTTGTATTTCTTCAATATTATAtagtatttaaaagaaatacaaatgaTTTTTGGTATAGCCTAACAATATGATGACACCActtaaaaatagtattttttcaTCTAAAATAAGTGTTTTATGAAGGATTGCTTTTGGGCTTGGTGTAGCTTGATACATTAGGGACATCTAAATTTAATGTTGAAAACACATGATTCTTATAAATAATCAATGACatgtcatattttcataattacttttttgtattattcatgtaaaaatcctcaattttctatatttaacaaatataaatatttatttaaaatcaattttaagggATAAATTAGTAATATATGTCTAATTTGAAAGATAATAGGAAAATAGGCTAATTTCTTCAATATTTAGAGAAACAAACCGATTTTAAAGAGAGAAACAAAAACACAtcttacataaattatttttgttgacCTATCTGAAAATATGTTCTACAAAAcacattttttaataatttgacaTATTAGCTCATTTGGTAAGATGATTAaacatattttgtatttttattttcaaaatcgacttatttttctaaaatagactaaaatctctaattatttttaaaatcgttttcatcaaaattacccAATTTTTAAAGGTAtaactaaattagaaaaaatggATTTTAGGATAGCTCGTACAAAATTCTTATATTGGGAACTAGAAAGCAATGTCCTATGGATCAAAGCTGTCATCGTCTAAACGACAGCTTATTTGCGGAAAGTGGAAATTCCCGCGTCATTCGTGGGTGGGCCCCTCTGAGTATGGAAATCTAACATGCCATCACGTGTtcccattattttatattttattgggTATATACAACTCGTGacctaattattattattttttattttagacatttaaaattaaaaaatatataatttaagcaCACTCACGTTAGATAGTTCAATCATTTTGACAACTTTagttaaaattacaaataacaaGTTAATATATTgatgtaaaagttaaaagactaaatttgttattatattagttttttaacTACCACGTCAGCTTGTCGTTTGTGATTTTAACGAGAGTGACAAAAATAACTAAACTATATAACGTGAGtgcttaaattataaactttttatttttggtgtctaaaataaaaaaattttacagttgagtaactttttttttaaaaatttatcctattttatttttctttttcaccaataaataaaaataattaatacctGCAGTTAACGTCTCTCCGCCGCATAACTTATAAGTCTCAGCTTTTTTTACTCCATTCTAACGACAAAGTTACGTTTTTGTGCCATTGATTGCGGTCTTAATTTAAATCCGATAGCATTACAAATTCTGGTTTTATATCTGAAAGGAGCACGCCAAGAGAGGAGACTAGAGAAGTAGATTTAAACCTCTTTGTTTATTACATGATACTTAGCAGAATAGTACGACTTGATTTAGAAAAATGCATGCaaacattatttcaaacaaGCAAACAAACTTCTGGGGTTTTAATTTGGCTCTTAAAGTAGTTGCTAATCCCATTAGTATCGAGACTGAAGGTACTTAACCACATTCTTTTTCAACTGGAACGCCTTGGCCAGAATATCTGGGTTGATCGGTAGGTTTGAGCCAAAGATTGCGTTAGCTATGGTGATAACCCCAGCATTTTGGCTACTGAGACCAGCAAAGGCAACCGCCGCAGTTTTTCCTATGTTGAACTGGAAATGAATCAAACCAAAGGGGAAAACAAAAACATCTCCagggtttaggattttagtGAAGAGACAGTGGGTTGGGTTCGCCATAACGAAGCCGACATAAAGTGTGCCTTCGACAACAAATGAGTGTGGGGGGTTGACACCATAAGGTGCATAGTCGATTCGAACCAGAGATATGCTGAGAGTGTTAAGTCCTAGTATTTGATCTACATTGATCATAGTGACATTTGATCCATCTGGATTTGATGTGTTCCCGGCCTGTTTAGGCCTGAAAAGAAATCTTCTGTAACTGCATGCTTTGGGTCTTTGCAAAATTGCCATTTACAAACACTGCAATGAAGAAATGTTAAAAAGTTATATTAGAACATTGAAACGTAATGTTGTTCAGCCCAGTCTTGATTAACATCACGAGGATGAACATTAACACAAAGTCTTGAATGCGTACCGCCATTCTTGAAGTCCTTGATAGCAACACAAAAGTCCTGGAGAGGACTGGGGTCATATGCTGAGGCCGATGAGCAAGCAAAAGCAATAAGAATGGAGCGAATTCCTTTCATTATGATATATGTTGACTTAGCTGGTTGTTTGCTATTGTTTGGGAGAAGATTGAGAAACTTTGCATGGCAGATAAAGCTATTTATAGATGGAAACCAACAGGCAGGTCATTATTTCCATGAATTGCTGGTAAATGAGTGTCAGATTTGTGAAATTAAGGGATGGGTTTTAGGTGGCAAGAAAGTAAAACGAAACGAAAGAATAGAGATATTTGGAAGACCATTTGTGGGTTAGGATGGTGTCCAGTTAATGTTGACGACACTGTTATTAGGTTTCTAATATGAAAATAGTGTCCATTGAAGACACTTGTTTCTGCTTGAAATCCAGTTCTAAGAAGAGAAGAAACTGGTTGAGGTAACATAAGATATTCTTGAATTTCGAATCTGCAactgtttttctatttcaaaactCTGACCtcattcataattataataatagacATTTTTTCTTGACGCAAAATTTGGCTGGTTAAATGAACATgaagaaaattaaatgattgAAGGATTTCCCTTAATCATGAATGGTTGAGTTTTGAAGGTATCTATCAAGTGGCTCTGGTTAACTGCTACTTTGAATATGACCAGATGGAAGGTCCCAAACGAACTAATTACTTGGgtaaattatttgttatatatatatatatatcatctgCTGCAGCAAAAGAACAATTTAAATCCCAATTATTATTTGCATTTAAACCCCAGGAAATAAATGAAGTAGTTTAGaacaatttctataaaaaaagtttatagaattaaatgattttttaattttttaagtttagcattcttataatttttaaaatatttcttttaaaattttcaaaaatagattaagaaattttagtgttttttttcataatttttaactCTTAAGATTTTTTGGTTTTCttaatgattttcttttaatttctcatgtatatttaaaaaaaaacattttgaagtCTGTTTTAACTTTTCTTGATATGTGGTAAGCGTCATTGATTGGCTTAACATTTTTAACAGAGATTTATATTtggataataaaattacaaaatgaaaataaggagccaaactaataaaaataaataccccACTCGTGTATGATATTATTCCGTCAaaattaacttatatataaatttataattgctTCAATAGGTTGTATGTACATCATCCCTAgctatatacataaaaaatagttttagacaAATGacaattgaaatatttatatatacacaaatataatttatcttttccaaattcaattattacaaattttgaataaaattagaatttcaaTGGTTAATAAAAAGATGTTTTCatgtttaatctaatattttgggtgaaatctaaaattattttatggatttcaattaaaagaattttcaattttatagtATGCTATACATGGTTACATAAGAAGAGGCCCCACAAAgaacatcttttattttatatttcagaaaataaaataaaatttaatgttactATAAATAACAAATGACTTCTTCAAACATCATTCAACATTCTCCTATTGTTATCCCATTAGAATTCGGATTGAAGATTCTTCACCATTTTCCAATCCAGATTAAAAGCCTCGGCAAGAATATCAGCATTAATGGAAGGGTTTGAGCCAAATACTGCATTTGCGATAGTGATCACCCCTGGGTTTGCACTGCTAAGACCAGCAAAGGCGACAGCATAGGTGTTCCCTATGTTGTACTGAAAGTGAATGAGACCCACAGGAAAAACAAAGACATCTCCGGGATATAGGACTTTAGAAATCAAACGATTATCTGGATTCGATGTAACGAAACCGACATGGAGTGTGCCTTCCAGAACAACTAGAATTTCTGAGGCACGAGGGTGAGTGTGAGGAGGGTTCAGGCCACCGTAAGGTGCATAGTCAATTCGAACCATAGATATCCCCAATGTGTGAAGTCCTGGCATCTGTGCAACATTGACAGGTGTGACAGTTGATCCAAATATGTTGGATGTGTTTTTGCGAATATGGAGACCTGAAAAGTAGAAGTCATCTGCTTTGGCAAGCTTTGCGTCTTTGCAGAATTTTCCGTTGACAAACACTACATCAAAGCAAGAAATGTCGgtcaataaaagaagaagaagaaaaaaagatgatTTCATGTTACTAACACTTGAGTATAAGTGCCGAATATCAGCATATGTTGGACATTGATGTGATAGATACGAGTGTCAAGGTCTTAAGATTCATATCCCGTTCATGTCCGGATATACATTAGACACAGACACAAGTAgctcaagaaaaatgaaagtatTTGAAGAGAAGACATACCAGAGCCCTTGGGATCATTAATGGCTACACAAAAGTCCTGAAGTGGGCTAGGATCAGAGGCAAAGGTCAAAGATGATGCAAGAGCCAAGATGAAAATGGATACTATAATCTGAAGGGCTTCCATTTTTTGTATATGGTAGAGTTAGCTTCTATTTGTTTCTTGGGCATGAGAGGCTCTGCATGGATAAATGGCCATTTATAGGTTGAAGCCATTGAACCAGTCTAtgatttttgcttattttaattaattttctttaatttatgcCACAACTGACAGTACAGATAGAAACAACcgaaacatttttaattacttagtgAATCAGCAGGCCTGCATAAAAGAAGTAGTATAATACATCCTCCTTTGCTTAAATCAGGACATATTGAAACAAAAGATTAATTTTCAGATATAAGatgtttctgttttttttttctttcttgaaacTTGGCTCCGGCAGAATTGGGTCaattaaagataatttaacaaccatggttttttttttaaattggaagTGACTCAAACATCATCTGAAAATGAAGTTTGATCTTGGTTTTCATGACTCTTACTATGTACGGAATTGTTTATCCTAAGGAATATCATGTATATTATGATTTATAAGTTGGATatcatatgttttattataaagaAACATTCTTTCATTTGTCGGtataaaaaaatgtcatttgtaataattaattaattaaaaagattaacaaagaatttagaataaatttaataaatgtgattatataatatttaaacatcattaatttactttaataaactgtaaaaatcaaaatattattgcAGAAAACAAAGATTTGTGAGCTTTGCGTAGAGGATGTTTTACATGCTATTAGGGATTGTTTTGTGGCTAAAGGTATTTGGTCACAGGTTATTTCTATTGACAAACAAGAATAGTTCTTTCAGGAGATTTACAGAATTGGCTTGAATCTAATTTGAGAAATTTTCGAAGTATTTTTTATGAGGGAGATTGATTGGCCGTGCTTCTTTGGGTTAGTAACTTGGAGAATCTAGGAAAATAGAAATATCTTCATTTTTTAAGGATTGTCGTGGAGTGTGGATGATATAAATAAATGCTCGTACAGTTGGGTTTTACAGTGCAAATCCATACACAAGTAAGATCATACTAGAAAGTCGAAGCCACACACAAATCCAAGCAAAACTGAAAATTGGATTCGTTTATACTCGGATGGAGCTGTTAAGGTTGACTCCGGTGATGCTGCTGCAGGGGGTATTGTTAGGGATCATCAGGGGAATTGGATTCTTGGTTTCAATAGACGGTTGGGACAATGTTCGATTTTTAGTGCCCAGTTTTGGGGTATTTTAGATGGTCGGCCTGTCTTTTCTTCAGAGCAGAAGGTACGATAAAGTTTTGATTCAGACAGACAGCTTAGAGGCAATTCAGGAAATTCAAGAAGTATCTTCAAAGACATCACAATCAGCTCTAATCATGCGCATTCATCAACTTCTATTGGAAACAGGTCTTTGGGAGTTCGAACATATTTCTATAGAAGATGGCATAGAAGCAAATGGTATCACTAAACTAACTTTTGATAGGAACGTAGGACTACAGTTGTTTACAAGATGTCCGCGGAATATTTCtagataattttgttaaataattctgtttattttacataaaaaatattatagcagcaatcaaatactaattttaaagtaaattaattatattatatctttatataaaattataatatttttcttcaatacGCATGTACACAATATTATTTAAAgatattatacaaataaaaaatattatataacacATCCTATATAATAATCACGTTCATTTCGTCAATCaatctgttaaaaaaattcattgttAGGTCCCCATTTGATTAAATAAGTCTCATAATATTGATAAATATAAGCATCAAATTTGGGcttaaaaaactaaaactaaatttaaggGCCCAattatgattaaaaactaataaaagattagattgaaattaaaatattctatgAATTTGCACAACTAAGAgtcaaatatcatattaattcaGAATATGATATTTCTCATAAATAcactaaattttattatattagcAGATTTGTATAAATAAGAGTATCAACATTCATTACCACAATTTTGTCTTAAAACCTATtcattatccaaaaaaaaacataatgattttttgctctttaactttaaaaaaaacagtcATTTTagcatttcatttaatttttcgtctctTTTAACCCTTGAATGTacattttatcaaatcaccctaaaatagatgaaaaaattttgtttgttaattttgatgaCATGACATACACGTTGATGAtatgtcaacatttaattaattttaaattttaaaatattaaaaatattttttataattttatacttcttaataattttaatggtttttaattttaaaaatatatttttataatttaaaaaagttaaaaataattaaatgctgACAGTCATACACCTGGCAAGCTCGTGTATATCACATCAACAAAGCTAAAAGAAGTTAACTTCTGTATCCATATATCACTACACATTCATAATCAGTATTCTCTCCAACAGGAGCgaagttagaaattttttgggggtcggaattaaattgtatatttttatgatagtaaaaatgtaatttcaccattttaatagcctatatctttataattttaaaggattaaataattttctttttatatttttgagaatcaaaatataattttaccattattaatttaaaattttataaattataaaaaaaaacctaaatataaaattttctattttagagggATCGGGATCCCTACCGGTCCTCTGACTCTGCCCCTACTCTCCAGCAAGTCTGGTCATGTTTAAATTGTTGTTTACTAATAATGATTCTTAATGTATGATCCAATTATGTTGATGtgattttcaattataaattacCTCATTCGTATGTATCTGTATCTTCttctaatttgaattttattttattttatcaaattaaattacaaatagatGCTCAAAAGAATCAAAGATTTATCCAATGAATTAGAGATTTTAACAGATCATTACAAGTTATGAATAAAAAGCCCTGCATAGGGATTATCTGTAGATATATGCTAGTAATCTGACTGTGTATGGGTTATAATGGTGAATTCATGTTCTTTAAGCAGTTGTTGCTGCTAGTTCAATCTGGATCACAGAGTTTGGAGCTGGGAATTGTAATAGGTGAGTCCCTAATGTCGACTCCTACTAAGTCTTTGTAGATACATCTTTTGTGACTAATGTTCTAGTATTGGTGAATGAGTACTTGAGTGACTGTTGAAAATATGTGTGAGATCTTGATATAGTGTCCTCGTGAGTCCGGAATGTAATGGACTATAAAGTTGGTAGGCTACCAGTGAGGTACCTTTATGTTCCTCTTGTTTCTCGAAAGCTGTCTCAGTTTGACTTTGCTGCTTTAACTAATAGGATTCTGGACAGGATTCAAAGGTGGTCTACTAAGCACTTGAGTTATGTTGGTAGACTGCAACTCATTAAGGTTGTGATCTTTAGTGTGCAAGCCTATTGGAGTCGTAAATTTCTAATGCCTAAGAGTGTTTTTAAGAGGTTTATCAATATtggcttagcttcttttggaAAGGGAAGGTTGGCTCGAGTCAAGGGGCTTGTGTTTGTTAGAAGGCAATTTGTTTACCTAAATTTGAAGGGGGCTTGGGACTAAAAAATGTGGCAGAATGGAATAAAACTTGTATTTTGCAGCTTATCCGTGCCATGCTTGTTGGAGAGGGCTCTCTTTAGATCGCTTGGGTTAGTGAATATGtgttaatgtaacaccccttacccgtattcaataccggaatagggtacaaggcattaccaaaacacatgcacttgtaaatgtatttaaccgagttataaaatttcatctaaattaaaaccttcaaaataattaacatgctcCTGTAACTTTTCACAGTATATCCTCAAAatgttataatcataataattagggcttacgagacccgatacatactcatgcaattcaatgcttcatttccatttccttcaATTCGCAAATTCTCATGCTCACGATTtagatcatatcactagcaatttccatttaattcacgtacaattcaatgacatcaagttcaacactaatacgtatttaccatttaactcaatgtttattgattataccattcaataacacatttatgaaattctcaattttgcaatgaaaacaTCACTTTAgcttgaataacaacatcgtcctgatataaatacactaccacttatccatttactttaattcttttgggccaatttgtcacttaccatccttaatcaaattagggaacggttacggaaaattgagtacttcactttcactttgccatagtataactatggtcttacgtatgatcacttatcacttgtccctgatcagataagtgtagctaggctaccacttatcactttgtcacttgatcagataagtgtagctaaggctaccacttatcactttctcacttgatcagataagtgtagctaaggctaccacttatcactttctcaccacttatcactttctcacttgatcagataagtgtagctaaggctaccacttatcactttctcacttgatcaaataagtgtagctaaggctaacacttatcactttgtcacttgatcagataagtatagcacttatcactttttcacttgatcagataagtgtagctaaagctaccacttatcactttatctcttgatcagaagtactcaaatccggcgttccgcttaatttgatcatttattcgatttttcacatttttattttattctcatttcaaaaataaatacatttcatcatacattgtataattcatgaaattaacatttaatcattaaatttcagccatatgaacttattatttcattatctttccacacttgtttctatgcacatcacacaagatataagcatatcattcaaccatagttgcaagctagtgtatttaaacataactcttttttggaactaaccacacaataaaccatttcaatgcataacttataaatttaacgtggcataatctagccactacttggccaaagtctaagcatatacaccaaatatgttagccaaatacacgtatagcataagcattataagcatggatgagcacaacatttattcatgtatcaggcttaccaacatgtgttaattcataaaccattcatggtattatttcatgccaaatcatatactgaatataccatacacacatactatgaaactttattttcacacatgagcttaaaccatgaccaataatgcacaaaaataagcatcattcatatttcatcgtttatgagttataatcaaacatatgaccatttatacacgaatcattcatatatttcccaatttttcctcctcctcctctccattccacatccttaatgtgtataacacacttaaacaacattaaccataatttcaatattcactaacatgtatattcaaagctgtttatccgagtcagagtcactaaattatttttatccggagctacagagctccaaattaagatccgttaattttccctgaaattagactcacatatcttcataccataaaattttcataatttttggttcagccaaatagtacagtttattctttaaagtttcccctgtttcgctgtctgacagttccgaccactcttcactaaaaattaattatctcattgtacagaattcggatgatgttttagcttgtttcttctaaaatagactcattaaggattctaaccatataaactataactcataatcattttttacaatttttaatgattttccaaagtcagaacagggaacctgaattcattctgaccttgtctcacaaaatctattatatctcatgatttacaattccattgctcacatcatttcttttataagaaactagactcaataagctttagtttcatattttattcatcctctaattcaatctctacaattttggtgatttttcaaagttacactactgctgctgtccaaaactgctttagtgcaaaatgttgatttccattttgccccaaatttcacagtttatacaattcggtcctttctcaattaaccctcaattaatctaattttctcaattagtactttactagacattataagttgttacacaactattgaaattcagaatttccacatataactctatcttcaaactcttttactattaggtcccaaacattcattttctattcaattctttcaataaaatcagcatatgaacaatttaaagctctaatttcatgctaaatcatcatataattccagcacatattcatatcaactttcaaattctttcataaaatcaaaaactaatgaatttaacaagtgggcctagttgtaaaagtcataaaaatacaaaaatttcaagaaataatcaagaattgaacttacttgtaataaaaatatgaagaaccagcttgaagaagcccttccatggtgtttttagctgatgagaattcagaaaaatgaagagaaatctagataactccactttggtcctaactttattaagcaaattttgcaatattccaattttgcccttaattcttcttactttcttgctgatttcatgcctttgccgtccagcccaaatagaccttgggtctattttccttttaagccctcttccttttatcatttaagctatttaatcatttcccaaaattttgcatttgttacaatttagtcctttttgttcaattaattatcggaactttaaaatttcttaacgaaactttaatactaaatttttaacactccataaatatttataaaaatatttatggctcgatttaAAATCCctgaggtcttgatacctcatttcgattctaattattttaatatttatttctagtgcactattcactatttcaaaaattttcctaacttcacatttaacttatacttactaaattaataatattttctacccatttgtcgaatttagtgatctcgaatcaccgttccgacacctctgaaaattcaggccattacatttttttttcgtcggatttgtggtcccgaaaccactgttccgata
The nucleotide sequence above comes from Gossypium raimondii isolate GPD5lz chromosome 13, ASM2569854v1, whole genome shotgun sequence. Encoded proteins:
- the LOC128031931 gene encoding germin-like protein subfamily 1 member 13, translated to MEALQIIVSIFILALASSLTFASDPSPLQDFCVAINDPKGSVFVNGKFCKDAKLAKADDFYFSGLHIRKNTSNIFGSTVTPVNVAQMPGLHTLGISMVRIDYAPYGGLNPPHTHPRASEILVVLEGTLHVGFVTSNPDNRLISKVLYPGDVFVFPVGLIHFQYNIGNTYAVAFAGLSSANPGVITIANAVFGSNPSINADILAEAFNLDWKMVKNLQSEF